From the genome of Nicotiana tabacum cultivar K326 chromosome 17, ASM71507v2, whole genome shotgun sequence:
TGTTAGATtctactttttcttttaaatagaTCTAGATTCtcaattttttacttttaaaaagttAATGATAACAACATTCAATTTAATTGAATTTTGTTTTCATGGAATACGAATAATAGATAAATAGATTATGACAATATCAAATAAGTACATGGATTAGGTATTCTTAAAGTCACTTTCttaatttttaagaaaagaagaaaataaatataataacaTTAACATTAACATTAACATGTGGATGAGTAAAAAACGGGTAGAGCTTTTTCTTTATTGAGTTTTCTAAATAGGCTCGACGTATATTATTTTTAGAAACTTATATACATTTATCATTATTCTCAATTTTACAACTTAGATACATTTTTAATAATATATGaggtattttaaaattttaaacatcTTAATATaaggtacacgcgcaacgcgcgcaCCTTGAGACTAGTAGACATTAAATATCTTAAGAAAATACTTGtactatgtcacgacccgaaattcccacctttggaccatgatggcgcctaacattttactttctaggcaagtcaacattagaataatattatttattttaaaataatttttaaatttattaataacaaagaattaaatgcggaagtaaagtctgaaatgttgtgaaaaattcataaaataacggtgtctaaatactattccagaattggtgtcacaagtgcatgagtttttagaataatacaaataaaggtctgaataaaatagaGTTATCTGAAACAAATACACAACTAAAgtaagtagacggggacttcagaactacggacACCATGTAGTTATACCttaagtctcctctgggtagctggaatccgagcaagtctatggtacgccgctgagaccaactccgaaatctgcacaaaaagtgcagagtatagtatcagtacaaccgaccccatgtactggtaagtgtcgagcctaacctcgacgaagtagtaacgaggctaaggcaagtcacttacattaccctatacgcaataatagtaataaccacaataataaaaataaattcggTAACTCATGCTTATATTTGAAGTCAACTTAGCAATCATATCcaattattattttaatcaatttttgtTGCAGCATGCGACCCGCTCccaaaatatattcatattcaattctgttgcggcatgcaacccgctcctccaatatatttattttaatcaagtctgttgcggtgtgaaATCAGAcacaccaatatatatatatatatatatatatatatatatatatatatatatatatatatatatatatatatatatatatatatatatatatcgacttttaagcaagtctgttgcggcgtgcaatccgatcccccaatattgacttttaaataagtctattgtggcgtgtaatccgatcccccaatatggatttttaatcaagtctgttgcggcgtgcaacccgattccccaatatattcatttcaatcaattctgttgcggcgtccaacccgctcctccaatatattcatttaccaattcttatagaagaaattgccccaataaatgcaacaattaatataaaattataaaacaacaagcatacaataattatgatttaattatgaaacaaacaatgacagatagtaatttattatgaaaatcagggagaaaataggcagtttaatatttaatatgttaaatgtaaagtagcaattaatgcacataaatcaaataagcatgtagcaattattgcaggaattcaagaattaatatttgacaaagaataggagagaaacaatttttataacaattaattcgtgtattCAAACAATTTAGACtttcaaataattatacaaacaattaatttgatgacgtatagacactcgtcacctcgcctatacgtcgttcagatgcttttcacataacaaataatttaagggttctattccctcaagtcaagattaaccacgacacttacctcgctttgcaaattccattaaattattcgaccacaactttttcttttgaatttgtctccaaaagcgtcAAATCCCAATGTTTTCTCGTGAAAATcacccaagaatcgccttacccgagctcaaaaatgggacgaatcccatttttcagaacttaagttctgtttctgaaatttttacccttcgcgaatgcggtcagtgcctcgcgttcgcgaagcataaatTTCTGCTgaccaattttactcttcgcgaacgcgagggctacttCGAGAACGCGGAGCTTTCctagtttggccttcgcgaacgcgaagttttGCAcctcaaaccttcgcgaacgcgttcactctgtcgcgaacgtgaagcacaaaACATGCCAGCCACAATttgctcttcgtgttcgcgagagtaccttcattaacgcgaagaagaacacactagaagcctgaagtctgcagaaaaccagatttcctaagtccgaaatcatctcgtagcctatccgaaactcacccgagccctcggggctccaaaccaaacatgcacacaagtcctaaaacatcatacgaacttactcgcgCGATAAAATATCCAAActaacacttagaactacgaatcggacaccaaatgatagaaaattttcaagaaaactttaaaatttatatttttataaccggacgtccgaatcacgtcaaatcaactccgattctcaccaaattcggcagacaagtcataaatattataatggaccTATACGGgtctccgaaactaaaatacagaCCCGGTGTCAATAAGTCCAatatcagtaaattcttaaaaatcattaagctttcaaacttttaatttttcatcgaaattccatatctcgggctagggacctcagaattcgattccgggcatacgcccaagtcccaaatcacgatacagacctaacAGAagtgtcaaaatactgatccgagtccgtttgctcaaaatattgaccaaagtcaactcagttgagttttaaagctctatttcacattttaatctatttttcacacaaaaactttttcggaaattatacggactgcatatgcaagtcgatgaatgataaataatacttttcgaggtcttaaaatacagaattacttattaaattttaaagatgacattttggattaTCACATACTAAATTGATTTTACCCGCATATTAGTAAAACTTGACTGCTAAATATCAAGTTTGGTTAACTTACCTCTTCAAAGcgtttatctttttcctttttttattctttAGAAAAATATCTTACGGCTCTCTCTACAGAGCTCACAACAGGTTAGGGAAAGGTTGGGACTTGCGCAAGCTCTAGGCACGTACAGTAGCATATGTAATCAGCAGTTTAAGTGCAATGGAGATTGCAGTAACAATGAACAAATAATTTACTCAGAGAAAGAGAACGAACTTCATATCTCATTTTCCCACTCAATTCAGAGATAAAATCTGATATTATAGTTGGTTTGTCTCCTTTTTGTGAAACTATTTCTTAAGCAACAGCAaataagtgggcgtttggacataaaaattgtgaaattcaagaaaaaagtgaaagaattttaagttaaaagagtatttgaaaattagagttgcgTTTGAACATGAATAAAATTTGGATCTGTTTTTGAACTTTTGTGAACAATATGGTGTGCGATTCATCAGGTGCAATCAGCAATGCCCCTATTCTGTACCCATTTTGATTAGTCGTGCCATCAaagtcaattaaattaaatttacaGAGAGGGATGCCCCTGCCCCACTCCAGGCAGGAGAAGGGCTTATACTGTTCGCCTGTCGCTGTCGAGTTGCTCTGTGCTTGTCTCAGACGAGGTTTTTGAACAGAACTTCAATAGGCGAGAGGTGTAAGCACCGCGAGGTGTAAAGcgatttgaagtgaaaattttgaaatttcaaaattcaaacttcaagtgaaatttaaaattttcatggtTAAACACTAATTACTCAACGGATTTTGCTATTCAAGTGTTTATTTGTTTAGAACACCATAGTATTTGTCTTTTTGGAGATTAACGTTCTCAACGATGAATTTGATCATTCGACTTCTAGTTACTAGGTTGGGGTTGAGCCAGCAACCTAGTCAAAAGGCACTTTAAAGAATCtctcaaaaggaaaagaaattaggAAAGTACATTAATGATGCCTCGACAGCAAACAAAAAGCTTTTATATAAATCGAAACAAGCACATAATTTACGGTTCAAGCAAAATTATATCTAAAACAATGCAGAAATGATTCGTCAACTCTGATTAGCTAACTTAATCAAGCTGTTTGAGGGTCTCTTGATGTAGTATTTCTTCATGGACCAAATGGATACTTTCTATAGGTTGGGTTGCTCTCAACTCAGTAGAATTCTCACTTAAACGGACACTTTCTTCTTGGCTCACTCTCCAATCATTTCTTGTTTCACTAAAGCTCACATTCGCTTCACTAGTTTGGCCATCAGTTGAACCAACTCCGCTCAATTGCTCACTGTTTTGGGTTGTATGATTCGCTCTCATCTCAAAGCTTAAATAGTTAACGGAATTGCCACTCTCTGGTACCAATATCATCTCTGCTAATTCAGCAGTTTCCGCGTTTAATTCCTGCCTGCCACTTTCGCTAAATCGGCTACTTTCTCCTCCAGATATGGATCCACCAGCAGTAGCTCTGCAAATTGGGCAAATGGAGATTTTCAAGAGCCACAAATCTACGCACTCAGCATGAAAACTGTGATTGCACTGAGGCAATAACCTGCACTTATCACCCACCTTGAGATTATCCAAACAAACTGCACATTCAACTTGACTGGTTCCTTTATCTTTGGACTGAAAGGCATAGGAAGGAAGCTTTTCTATATCCTCATGGGACATGCTGTTGCTCGCTAAGCTGCCTCTTTCCACTATGTTAGTAGTTCCAATTCCTCTTCTGTAAGCTCTCCCGACAATACAGACATGAATTAGGATCAGAATTCCAATCCCCACAAAGAGCAGTATCATTGATATCGCGATCGTCATGATTATAAGGTTATGCCTAATACATAGTTATTCATCTCATCTTTTGCTCCATCGATCTCTAAAATAATTATCTCAAGAGATGAAAACCAAGAACCAGTATAAGAGATTATTTATACATTGGCTCCTCAGGTTCAAGAGAAATGGAGTTCTATCATTCTTAAAGGTGCTAAAGAGTGCGAATGCTGGAACTTATGGTTCTAGTTTTATGCAGAAAAAGTCACATCAGAGGGCATAAGCGGTGAATCACTGGAGGCCCATGTTCCGTGGGGTTTAAGTTTATTTCACTTGTGGAGTTGGTGGAGAATATAATATACAAACATTGTAGTTGTTGCAGTACATTAAAGTATTAATAAAGCTAAGACAGGAGAAACTTATCTATTTATCATATTCCTATCATTTCTTCGAATTAGGTCATTTGTTTGGAATGTAGAATGACTACGGAAGCCTACATTCAACGTCTTTGCCCCTGCTGTGATGTATTTGGCTAATGAGCttttctcaaaattcaaaaagTGATTGTTCTCTGTAGTTTTCTATTTGTAGTTTCGTGCCTAAGTAGTTGTTAATTTAGACTACACTTAGACATAAGAAAGAGGGTTGAATTGTGTTTTGCCTGATTTTTGCGTTTTCAAAGAACCTAGTTCTTTGAACTAGTTCGACACACTCAAACAAGAATAATTGCGGAAAAGTAATCaagagatttttacgtgaaaaacctcCTTGCTCAAGGGagtaaaaatcacgacctacccaATAGGATTTTCCTCAAATCTCCACTAACTTCAAAGAACAATTTTTAGGTTACAGCTCAATAACAAAGGGGACTAACTCTAGTATCCTAACCCCTACAATCAACTCAATTGTAGCAACCCCGTTCCCGACTAACTCTAGCCTAGAAAGCTAATAAACAACAAAGTCTCAATAATAACCTATTACACTTCTATGAAAGCAGATAGGTTACATATCAGAAGAAAAGACTCAACCTAACAACTAAAAAACTCGAGCAACCTCATCTTCAAAACGTGTTCTTCAATTGATTGAGTTGGATCTTTAAAAGTACCTTGTTGCTTTTCTTGCTATCATCAGAAGTATTCTCTTGATTTCTCTCAGTAACAGTAGTCTTGAATTATGGTAAAAGGTCTTCTTTTATAGGTGCAAGGTTGGCCGAAATCTTTATTAATTGCTCCAAAACCTAAAATATTTCGGTTAAGAAAATCCTCTCCCGTTTAGGCTTGGTTTCCATATTTTACCCAACTTGCATCCTTCTTACTTTCCACGAGTATTTTCCATATACGCATATTCCTTTTATTACAGGAAGTCCTCCCAAATGCGTGGGAATGCTGGTCTTCCGCGTCTAACTAGCTGACTTCAGCCTGCTCTGTAAACCTGGTTCTTTTAATGTTCAATATACTCATCTTGTCTTATCTTCACACCAGTCTTGCAACGTGTCAAATTCGACCCTGAAACCTGGTTCTTATCATAGTTTGTTAATCATCAGTATGTTGTCAGCTCAACAATAGTTGACCAACCCACAATGGATAAAGAAAGGTTTTTGAACAAACAaaagattttctttaagtaaagAGTGAAGCTACATCTGATAAACAACCAATTAAATGAAACAGCGGATGAAATGTAATGTTACAATAATCTAGACAGTAGATTTACAATATCATGACAAATAATCTAGAATGGAGCTTTTTCTCAGATCAAGTGTTAGCGCTGCTCAGTAACCCAGAGGAACTAGATTGTAACAAACATCCTTGCATGGGCACCAAGAAACAAATCTCCTCGAATTTGATATTAATGCATCGTCTTTAGATATTGATACAAACAAACAATAGTGGTCAAGGTCATATCTATGTTCCGTGGCGTGCACCGTCAATGATTTTAAGTACAATGCAATGTGATCTTAATCATATACTCGAGACACTCTAGGTTTATAGCTCCGTTACGTAGTTTAACTGTCTACCAAGCACCTCACCCTTTAATGGTATTTACAGGTATATTAGAATAAAGGGAAAATGTGCTCACTATGAACCAAAAAGAAGACACTATCGGCAATGGCGGAACTAAGATTTTCATTAaggggagtcaaaatataaagaaataaactcaccAGAAGTTAAGGGGTgttattatatagtatatatacatattttaaaaaaaattaccgaGCTAAATAGTGTAATTTCCGACGAAGGAGTGTCAGTTGACACCCCTTGGAtgcatgtggctccgccactgactACCGGGCGACATTTGTCACACGAAGAACAGCTTGAGCACTTAAAGGTGAGAGCTTCAATTGACAGAAATGCTCCCAGGAATTGTTTCGGGGTCTTCACTCACTGCTGTTGGCGTCATATCAAGTGTTTTCTCGTAAACATTTTGCAGTTCTAACAATAGAGCACGAGCAGCCTCCCTTGATTCAGGGAGCTGGTCACTAAGTTGAGATGCGGCAAGTTGGATCAGCTTCTCAATTCCATATGCTTTAATTCCATCAACTCCCTGCAAATCGTACAAGTCCGTTACAGCCAACACATATATTCCTGAAAATAAAAGATTTCAAATAGTAAAAACACCTTACCAACTCAAAACTTGGAAGCAGGACAAACATCTTATTCATCTTTTACTCATTCCACAAGCAATAGGATCATGCACGACAAAGTACATAGTCCTATTTCATTCCAGAAGAACAGGAACTTCGTTTTAAGCAACGCAGAGATGAGCATCAAAATATGATTTCACTCCGGCTTAAATCTCCTTGGATATGTTTAAATAGGTTCAGTAGATTAAGGTCACTGACAATATTATACTCGATAGTATAgtattaaatacttttaaaataaaattccttCTTTAGCTCAGTCCGGGATCTAGATATGGTCAGCAAAACTTAGCAAGATAATATCTCAGTAATCAGATGAAGTTTCATCAGTCGTCAATCAAAAAACATATCAGAAAAGAAATAGGCTGTTCAGAACTCTAACCAGAGCCTTTGCTCGAATTCGAGGATTTCTGTTCTTAGATAAGGTTGCAGCTTGGGTAACAATAAAACTGGAGAAACCCATGTCGTCATGGATATTAGAGCTTTCTCGGTTGCCTCGCATACAAATCGCTTGTCTTGTGAAGAATTCAGAAAAAGTTGAACAAGCTAGGCACAAAGAGTGTCACTTTATAAGCACAAGGATGAAAACAAATTGTCTCAGGAAACTACATTGCACGTGCATGCACGAACAAGGTCGGTTGAAATCTAAGCTTACGAGAGGATCCATAGAGTCAAACAATTCTGTCATAGTATGCTTTGAAAATGTCTGCTGAAGTCATGATAACGGTTTTAGAAACAGCACTTCTTGGATTCTTCAAGGATTTCACAATAAGTGATATCACGTTTCCTCTGCTTATGTTAAGAAGAAAAAATTAACAGAGAACACATAACGTAGATCTGCCAAACCATTGGTAATATCCTCATTTACGAAATGAGACTTACAACATATCAAGGATTGCGTCTCTGTGGAACATGGACAAACGTCATACATCATTGAGTGCCCCACACACTAAAACCCAGTCCTTTGAGTCCAGCCCAGTCAACAGTGTCTAAAATATGGAAGGATATATACGAGATGTTGAGAAGAGGCTTATTCAACCGATACAAGAAACCAAACAGCAACAGAAGTAAGAAATGAAACCTCCAGATTTTGTTACTTTCAGGCTAATATCTACATCTTCTACATCCTTCAAATTCTCAGATTCAATGTATTCTACTTCCGAATTTCCAATCTCGGCCCCAGAATCACCTTGCCGTCTCCATTAGAGATAGGTTCTACTGGTAAGGCGGACTTTTCTCTTTCCATTTCTTTATGATTTCCATCAATATTCTCAACCTGCTTCCTGGAAGCATTCCCGTTACCGGAGATTTCAGTGAGATTGCCAGCTTCAGGCAGTGTTTTCAGATCTCTAGTTGCTTCCTCTGACATCATGTAGGAACTAAGCATTTGGCTAGAGTTGGAAGAAATTAAGCAAGAGTCAAGTCAATGATACACTTAACCAGGGCATGAGTTTCAGCATAGATGAGGCCTGAGGGCGAAATGATGCATTAAACAGATATCTAATTTTGAGGTTACCGTGGCATAGATTTTTGGACTAATATTACAAGCATACACATTCCATCCTGATCACATACGCCTTTCTGTTGAAAAGCTAAAGTACTACCTCAGGTAAGATGTGAGCCAAGAAACTACAGATTATTTATGGCTAAACTCTTAACAAATTATGGTTCTTTCTAtttgaaatgaaatgaaacaCGAATGATCAGCCAGGTATGTATTAAAGGACATCTATCATATAGAGCagggcaaaatacataagttacccccTAAACTATGAACCAAATCTATGCTACACACTTTTTGCGAACGAAAATCACTTTATACACTCAATCTTTCTAGAGTGTGTCTAAAACACACTACTTTTTTATTGACCAGTTTTTTAAAATATGCTTGATATCATGCACCAATAAGGTCGTGACATGTATTATAACAAAAACCTTAATTTACTCCTTAAATAGtaattctttctttaaaaaataaaaagagaaaaataaaaataaaagcctCCCCCTCCCCAACCCGTCTCTCATTTTCCCCAACTCCCACTTTTAGTCATCTTCTATTAGAGATTTTTCTGCCATTAAAATCACTATTGCTACCACCATTGGCATAGAAACCATCACCATCAACATTATGTTTTAGAACAAA
Proteins encoded in this window:
- the LOC107779567 gene encoding uncharacterized protein LOC107779567, with the translated sequence MTIAISMILLFVGIGILILIHVCIVGRAYRRGIGTTNIVERGSLASNSMSHEDIEKLPSYAFQSKDKGTSQVECAVCLDNLKVGDKCRLLPQCNHSFHAECVDLWLLKISICPICRATAGGSISGGESSRFSESGRQELNAETAELAEMILVPESGNSVNYLSFEMRANHTTQNSEQLSGVGSTDGQTSEANVSFSETRNDWRVSQEESVRLSENSTELRATQPIESIHLVHEEILHQETLKQLD